TCAACTTGCCTGAGGCCATTCAGCCAATAAAGAATAGAGTTGGAATTCAAAGCTCCGGTGGGTCTGACCCTAGGAGTCatgcaattattttttttaattcttttcttttttaattgaagtatagtcagtttacaatgttgtgtgaatttctggtgtacagcacaatacttcagtcatacatgaatatacatatattcgttttcctattctttttcactgcaagctactaggagttcgagatttgcagatactgactggtatatataaaatagataaacaagtttatactgtatagcacaggagtcGTGCTCCTAACACCACTTTATCCTACCTTACATGGGGCTGCTATACATAATTCAGAGATTTCAGGGAGGATGCAAGatttaatgtatttaaaacaCTTTGCCCAGTATCTgacacataataagcactcaCTATGTGTTAGTATAAGCTTAGTTATCAGAGGACACAGAAAGGGAGATTTCAAGGTATTTTGATGTATTAGCCTTTAACTATGGTGTTTATTTGTCATATCTGGCTGTCTTGGAAGGGAGCCCCTGCTtcccccactgccccccacccccaacacatgcTTCTTCCAAGCTGTGTAATTGGACGAGGAAGCCAACTTTTTCTGATTAAAGCAGGGGTGAAGATGGACTTTAAATGCAAATGGCCTGAGATGATTCAGAAGCCATAAACAATAAGAAGAGGACGTACATAATGGCTATGTCCTCATTCCTCCTTCTTCACTTCCATCTTAGGCTGAGAATGCAAAAGGGAACAAAGTTGGAGTCCGATCGCATTTTGTTTCAAAATCACATTGCCTCTGTCAACTGAAGATACTGAACGAGGAGGCAGCTTAAGGCTCTTCCTTCCCCTTGTGGGTGAGGTAGATTCAGAGGGAAAACACTGTCCCTGGAACTTTCTAAATGCCCATTTCATTTGATAACCAGCaagatttaatatatatttttaatatattttatatattattttaagtatttatatCATATACAGTTATATATATTAGATCTTGCAGGTTATCAAGTGAAATGggcatatatatttcatatatatgtccTCCCCAACCAAGAGATtttaaaggaaggaggaagatgggGCTTTACATCCTAAATCACCAGAAAGTGCCTCCAGGGTTGCAGTGGGAGAAGCCAAGATGCAGCAGCCTCAGAAGGGATCTACCAGTTCATGTAGGAGTCCCTGACCTTGGACAGGTCAGGAATATGACCTGAGTTTGACCCTGAGCTTTGCAGAAgaaaaaattcagatttttccAGAATGATCGGGAGGCTCTGGGAGAACTGACAGATGTTGAGTATTGGAAACAATGTAGACTAGTCAGTTATTTCAATGCTTTCTAGAGATGGGAGCTTGACAGGAGCCTGACAGAAACTTGAATAGTCTCACCTctggagaatatttttaaagtatttacacATTCTTAGAGTTGAGATTACTTAATGAAGtattctatttaaatgttaaacatttttccaGTTTGGACACTTACTGGACATGTGCCTTTAAGAAAGTTAACttattctctgagcctcagttttgtcatctatgAAATGGACATAATGTGTATATGGTATGTCTCATAGAGTTGTTGAGAGAATACATGCAAAGCATTAGCAAATGGTAGCTGGTTGTAGTAACATCTCAGTAAACAGTAACATATggttattataaattttgtgcTTATTTCAAATTGAAGcttctggaaaataattttatgttcagCCTCCCTCCCTGTAACCTTGGAGAAACTGGGGCAGCTCAGCTTCATAGGAAATCTGGTTTACCTCGATAGTTCTTCCTCTTCCCTTAAATGGGTTTCTCCTTGCCAgagtttctcttaaaaaaaagtccTATCAATGATCAGAGGTATCCCATCTTTTCTTTCTCGGAGATAGTACCTTATCTTACATGAGTTTCAAGTGATCAGAGgtttatacatactttttttttccttatttaattctttgggggagctaattaggtttgtttgtttatttttttaatggaggcactggggactaaACCCAaaacctcatgcgtgctaagcacacactctgccactgagctataccctccccactatgtAATGTTAAGGTTACATAATTCGTGTTCTCATCTGCAATTCTTCAAATTAGGTTCTTCCTCTGAGGTTCTGGATGAGGGTGATGGGCCTTGATTTTACTCTGCATGCAGACAGCATACTCTGAGCCTGCTGTTTGAAATACCAATGCCTCTTTCGTCATCAGAACCTGATGTCAGCATTTTATTCTCTTGTTTAAGGCAACAAATCTATATGTTGCTATGTACAGTGATTTGGGGGTTTTCTATACACTTTCCAAGAAAGCCAATATGAACAAGGTGAATGTCTTATTGAGGTCACCTTTTTGATCCAGTATCTCATTTTTAAGgattcatatatatacaaaagaaagaaaaggccatATGCTTGACTTGATTTTAATAGTGTAAAATTGCTAGTCACCCAACTTATTAGAAAGATGGTTACTGAAATTTTGTGTAATCTTCTGCGATACTGTACAAtcgttaaaaatgaaaaatttgaagaCTGTGCTACAACATGTGGAAATGCCTGTATGAATTGGTTACTGCTGCAAAACAAACAACCACCTTAGAATCTCAgtcatatagtaaatatttatttctcacttatGCATTTACAGGTCAGCTAGATTTTGGCTAATCTAGTCAGGATCAGTGGAACTTGGCTCCAGCCATGAATCGAGTTCTATTGTGCTtcacatctttcattcctccgtGACTGGTGGGCTGCCCAAGACAAAGTCTTCATAGTGGAAGCAGAAGCCCAGGAAAGCAGACTTAACGCTGAAATGGGGAAAGCCTCTGTATACATCACAGCTATTAACATTTCATTTACCAAATAAAGTCATATGGCCACGCCCATGTCAAGGGGGTAGAAATATACTCCAGCTCTAATGCTAGGAAACTACAAATGGTACAAGTATAGGGAGTGATGAACTATTGGGAAGAATAATACAGTCTACAACAATGCCTCACAAAAAAGGTTACTTGGAAAAAACACATGCACAGGATATAAAATTCATCATACAGTTTGATCACAACtatgtgaaataatttttttttttacaaatcaacaatagaaataaattagTGAAATGAAAAAATCAGACCtggcagcaatcccactcctgggcatatatccagaaggaacctaatttaaaaagacatcagcaccccaaggttcatagcagcactatttacaatagccaaatggaaacagcctaaatgtccattgacagatgactggataaagaagttgtggtatacttatgcaatggaatactattcggccataaaaaataacaacataatgccatttgcagcaacatggatgtccctggagaatgtcattcaaagtgaagtaagccagaaagagaaagaaaaataccatatgtatcactcatatgtggaacctaaaaagaaagaagaaagaagaagaagaaagaaagaagaagaagaagaagaagaagaagaagaagaagaagaagaagaagaagaagaagaagaagaggaagaggaagaggaagaggaagaggaagaggaggaagaagaagaagaagaagaagaagaagaagaagaagaagaagaagaagaagaagaagaagaagaagaagaagaagaagaagaggaagaagagaagaaaagaagaagaagaagaagaagaagaagaagaagaagaagaagaagaagaagaagaagaagaagaagaagaagaaaagaaaagaaggaagaagacaaatgaacttaaatataagacagaaacagattcatagacatagaatacagacttgtgattgccagaggggaggagggtgggaagggacagacggggagtttgaaatttgtagatactgacaggtatatatacaatagataaataagtttatactgtatagcacagggaaatatatacaagatcttgtggtagctcatggtgaaaaagaatatgaaaataaatatatgtatattcatgtatgactgaaaaattgtgatctatgccagaaattgatacaacattgtaaactgactataactcaataaaataaaataaaataaaattatgcctGGATAACAAGATgagaagaactttttttttttcctttctcgtTTCTCAAACATATATAATAGAATTATATTACCTTTCTTAATTGAGaatatagtcagtgtacaatgttgggtcaatttctggtgtacagcataatagttcagtcatatatatatacactcacacatatattcattttcatattctctttcattataggtcactacaagacattgaatatagttccctgtgctatacagtataaacttgttatttatctattttatatatagtagttagtatctacaaatctctaactcccaatttatcccttcccacctttcttttttaaagtaagttttaGAAGCTTCTCACAGCAGGCATGTTATTTCATCAAACTAATTGTTTTATCTAGTATATTAAGGGTCcatagaaaaaatttagaattctGAACAACCCAGTTAGCCAGTTATTCTTAGTCTCTACCAGTTCCTAATCTCAGACTCAAATCTAACAAACTTCCATCATACGGACCTTTAACTTTTGCCTAAAGCCAATTGAAATTCCTTTATGCTCCCATTCTCCCTTATTGCAATGTTGATTATTCTCGACACTCACCTCTTCGAAATCTCCAAAATGAGACATTCATTCCGTTGAATAGAAGCGTTGACCCTTGTAGTGTCTGATTTTTCGGAAAGTGGAAAGTCCATTAATAAATaattactgagcacctgccatgTTCAAGGCCCTGCTCTACTTTTGGGGAAATAAAGACGTGTACATGTCACACTTATTCTCAAGGGTCTCACAGTCTAAGGGGAAGAGAAGTGTGTACCCTTCCATtggaggacagaaaaaaaaaacagactagaAGAAGGATTCACGAGTTCTCAACCCTGGTGGCCTATTGGAATCATCTGGACAACTTTTAATAAATACCAGTGTCCAAGCTCTGCCTGAAGAGCCTGATTTCATTGGCCTGGTGTCTGGTCactggtattttttaaagctccccagatgGTTATAATGCGTAGGCAGGGCTGAGAACCCTTGAGTTAGGTCTTCCCCTATACACCTAATGGACTGTCTGTGTAGACTAAGAACTGACAAAGAATTATCTAAAACAATTAATTCtgctttaaaaatctattatttttatcAAAAGTTATACAATGTATGCAAATAGTTTAAAGTCAAATGGTATTGAGGCTTATGACTAAAATTGAGCAATCCCTGGTCTCTGTATTCCCTtccaccttctttttcttttttccctggggggaagtaattacatttatttacttatttattcttaatggaggtactggggattgaacccaggaccctgaacatgctaggcatgtattctaccactgagctacatccgcCCCATCCCTCCACTTCCGACTCTGTAAATTCTTTTTAGAGAATTCACACATCTCCCATGCTCTAAATGTTAACATGCTGGTATCTTTTGCTTCATCAAAAACTAATTAATTGCTGAACTTTATTTTCACCCACCTAAAAGTATCCTAAAGCCCCCAAGGAGGAAATGTCAGATAATTGGAGCAGcaggaggcagtggggagggtCTGCTGTTCAATCCAGGAGTAGGACAGCTGGACACTAGGTTCAGACTGGCTGGTTTGGTGGCCTGAGCAGTTCTGAGAGGCAGCTAACAGCACTTTTCCAAGCCCTGCCTGCTCTCTTGACTCTTAAAAGGCTGAAGGGCTTTATGTGAAATTATAGCCAGAAGAATATTTCCACATTTTCTCCTGAATTCATGCCTCTCCAGCATCAATAAGTTTGTCCTAAACCtttctagaaattaaaaacagtCTAGAAATCATAATCTTTCCAAATTTAAAAGTCCTTATGGAGAGAAAAGCAGGATTGCATTGATGAGCACAGGATTGGGTTAGTTGTTTCAGGAGCTGACTAGCAAAAGGgaactttgattttatttctagtatATTTCACATACAGTGGAAAGGATGCATGATAGGAGGGTGTTACTTGGATTCTGCTATGGCAGCAACTGCCTCTCTGGCACAGTTTAGAATGAGTTTggtgccatatatatatattttttttaattcatagaaTGGCTGTAAAAGAAGAGACCAACTTAGGGGGATGATGAACATTTAATTGAGGAAGTCGGCATTTGAATAAGGACTTGACGGACAAGGAAGGATATCAACAGgtagaagagacagaaaagggtTTGAAGGCTGCGAATAGCACAGGCATAGCCAGGGGTCGGAAATATGTACAGGCGGGGTAAGTGGTAGAGCTGCCATCCAGGCTCCCTGTAAACGCTCGGAGTTGGATTGGAAAATTAACACCAAATCATAATGGAAGAGATCAGGCATGTGCAAAGAAAGACCCCACCTACAGACAGATTACTTCCCAGGCCAGCAGCAGAAAGTGTGCAGTTCCCAGCCTAGAGAAACATGTTAACATGTAGTGGGTGCATGTGAACAAAGTATGAAGGTGTTTAGAAGAGCTATGGTCAACCTGGAAACTTCAGAAACTAAAACACTTTCATCCGAGGCAGAGAGTATAGAACAACCAGTCATCCTTACCtttctaaatttgctttcttttgtaACGCTGACCTATCCAGTCCTGGTGTTGGAAATATCCCTATTTTAGAAATGATTGCAATCGTCTAACATAGCCTGAAGTCTTCACACACTTGAAATGGATTGCCAGCTCCCCTTGCTGCAAAGCTATCCATATGTAACACGGCTTCCTATGTTACTGTTGAATATACCAATTAGCAAAAGCATCCAACCCACTTATTTACTACAATTCAAGTTCTGGGCCTATGAAGCTTGAGACCCATAGTAAGTATGAAGTGCCAACCAAGGGGCCATCCTGGAGTCACGTAGTCAAAGTAAGCAGCCTGGAGGGCATCCTACCCCGAGTCCCCAAGGCTGGGGTGCATTAGAAACACTGGGAGATGGAGGTATAATAAAAGATGCGTTAGGAGAGTACGTCAGGGGGTATCATGGAAAACCTTGAAAATTACTTTGGTTTCAAGACTGCAGGGACTTCCTGAAGATACGTTATTAGCAGGGATGTCACAAAATCAGCTCTGTATTGGAGGAGAACCTCTGTGGTTCACAAGAGAGAAGCTGGACTGGGCCAGGAAAAGTGGAAGCAAGGGACCAATTTAAGTCCCAGGGAAGAGGTGAAGAGGCGTGGGGAAAGGCCAGTGACCCTGCAGATAGACCGAAAGGCCCTGTCCCAAGAACCATTTCTGTGGCTCCAGGATATGCTGATTCTGCCTTGATTTCCCCACTTGTAACATGTGAAAAAGCATAGCTGCCACctgcctgggggaagggactcctctctctgtctttctgtgttgtttgaaataattttcaggAGGCTGACCTCCTTTCATAAAGCAGGTAGAGGTGTTTAATGGCTTTCGAGGCAAAACGGAGCTTATGAACTTCCTCTGACCGGGCATATTCTGGACTAAGCCCAAACACAATATTCCTCTCCAGGCCTGAAAACTGCTGAATACTGTCTAAAACGATGTGACTGTCCAAAACACCAGAGGCCTGGCTGAACACAACCTTTGTGACTCCATGCGTCTCAAATAATTCCATTGCTCTTAGCAGTGCAAGCTCATAGCGTCCTctgtcctcccctctcctgcACAGAATTGCTATATCTTTGGGCAGATAGCCACATTGGAACAGGTTGTGACACCTTTCCGCCACGCGTTTCGCGATTTCTTCTGTGGTCAGGTTTGTCTCTGTCTCACACACCCCAGGCAGAGCCTGGGCACGCATCGCTTCCTCGTAGGCAGCTTCCCTGAACGATGCCAATGTGCCTGGAGACAGGTTGAAGTGGGGATTTTCTTTGAtcctcttcatttcttctttcatgaCCATCGCTATTTCCAAAGCGCAGTGGGTTCCGTTGGTGACTGTTTTTCGAGGAAACTGAGCAGATGGAGGGGGAAGGCCATTGCTATCTGCATGATGGACTTGGAAAGGGTCCAGAAAAAGCCAGAGAATCCCGTGGTGAAGGTTTTCACTTCCAGTGCCCCTCACCTTTGGGTGGGTGATGCTCCTTGCCTTCACGTACCAGTCACCGTATTTACTGCAGAAATTCTCAGTCTCATCCATCACTATGTGTTTGATCTTTGGGAATTCCCCTCTCATGAAGGTTTTCCGGGTCACAGCATGGCAGGTGGTTTGCTGGCTGTTAAGGATGAAAGAGAAAATAGGCTTTCAGGCATATAAACAAAGGAAGCACCATGCGTGTCTTACTGTCTGGATTGGAATTAGAGGCTCGTTCCCATCTGCAAGCTGAGACGTTGATTCAGTAGCGTCCTGGATCCTACAAAACTGCTCAACTTACAAGTTAACCTGACAGACAGAATACACAAGTGCAAACCCTACTCTTCGGGGTTACCAAGTTAAATCTGCATGTGAAACTTTCGAGATGAACCCGGGTAGgagattttattatttctattataatcCATTTCTGCTGCTTAACAATCCCTGAAGATAAATCCCTTGCATCTAAAGGAAATCTCAAAAGTAATTTACACTTGTTGCtactatttctttcctctctcttttttttttttagagctggAGAATAGTTACCTAGAAGCGTATCGTAATTTTCATATGCAAAAGAGGTATGCGCTAATACAGATTCCTCTGGAGCAAATCCTATTTCTTGGAGTCCAAAACAAGAAGTCTGTAGATTTCAGTGAGGAAAACATTAAGAGTTTACTGAATTCCATAACATGTCACGAAGGGTAGCAAATGACAGGGCTATGCCTCTATGAAGCTACTACCCTATTTACTTAGCCCAATTTTCCTTTATTGTATGTTTTAGCATAcaatacacacactatatatattatatacatataatatatttatacacacacacccatgtaTATATTAAACAAACTTGGCTGTTTCTTGCCTCCTGTAATTTGGATCCAAGTACTAACACTCATCCCTACAGATTTCCTGACTTTATATATGCAGTCCCTGGGGCTTTACTCCCTATGTCCTGAGTCATTACTATTCATGTTCCTCTATTCCACTTTGGACTCTGCAGACTTCTAGAAGAAAAGCACTGGTTCTTAGCCATCTCTGCATCCCCCTCACATTAGCAGTTCAAAAGATAGCTTGCTGAATTGAATTTGCCTTTTGACTAGGATACTTTAAAACGTACCTAGGAAGCATGGTAAAGAATGCAGCCCTTAGCACAGTTTACAAGATCCTTCATAGTCTGTCATCTGCCTCCTTTCCAACTTCATCATCTGCCACATACCCACAGCTCTTCACTGCTCCAGGCAGATCTACCATTCCAATGCTCTAACCTCCTTGCctttgtgcttgctaagcacttTGCCTAAAAAGCCCCCATTTTATTCACTTCCCCTAGTGACATCTTAAGAGTGTGCCCAAGGATCTTCACAGAGAAGTATTTGCTGACCAATCTCCAGCCAAAGTTAAGATAAACGTATCCTTGCTATCATACTAATTACATAACACTCCCattgcttatttttctctttgtctttcttatTGGGTTTTATGGCAAGGTCTTCAATATATTTGTTGCCTCTAACACTAAGTGTACACAGTACCTAGCAGATATACAAATGGTGCTCAAAAAGGTCTGTCACATAAATAAGTCAACCAAACCGAAAATGAAAAGCCCTCATTTTCTGGATTGGATAACAATCCATTTCTTTTActaaactgaagcctgaagattTAAATCAGAAGCAAAGTGCATGTTTTCTACAATTATTGACTCAGAACAagtcaaacaaataaacatattttataaacgAAATCAAATGGCTTTTAAATTCAAGTTCCTGTTAGGTATAATGTGTAATTGATGGAAATACTCTGTGACTTTAAAGCATTTTTAAGTATCGAGCAAAAAGTATATGTAAAGCAAGACAGGTTCATTTCCACCTTTCTTAAATTTAAAGACCATAGatattgaaaaaaaagtttttaattacaTCGATTAAAAGTTATACATAGTTGGCTATTTCATAATGAGATGTTTAAGCCTGAACATTGCAAAGTGCCGTTTTACAGCTCAACTACGTGATCCCAAATGTGTTTATAGTTTGGGCTCTCGCCCTTGCAGCTAAGGCATCGCAAAATCTTAAACTAAAACTGCAAATTACTTGTGTGATACTGTTGAAAAGACTGAGTAAATATTGGTGTATTTAGTTAGTAAAACTCTTACGTCACAAAATCCTTTAAGGAGTCACTTTCACAAACATAGAGGATCTCTTTTGGCTTGCAATGGAACACatccttaattttctctgtgatcTTTATGGCGAGGGCTGTCTTTCTGGTTCCTGGAAGGCAGTGGATGAACAATTCTCGTGTCTCCTGAAGGCTCTCTGAAAGCAGCTCGCACTGCTCTGCTATGAGCAAATTGAAAAATTCACAGCCCAGCTGGTCACTCAGAAGAGATCGAGAGCAGAGCGAGACCACGATGAGGGCCTGCAACAAAGCTTCCATTTCACCCTCATTAGCGAGCCTGTAGGCTTGGGGGTAGTGCACGGGGGTTTCATCAGGTCTACACTGTGTGCTGGGCAGGTGCACCAGCCTCGGGATGACACACACTTTCCCTGTGTAACCACCGACAGTTCCCAGTTTCTGCTTTAACTGATGAGCAGTGTTTCGGGCATACACAAGCCCTCCAACCCACGTGGGGTCTATTAAGATTGTGTAGAGCACCAGGGGGCTGTTCACGGCTACTAGGAGAGCATCACACAGGACATTCTTCTCCTTCCTTAAGCCAACATCACCAGCCCAGCTCCTGGAAAATATTATCACAGTCCCCGGAGAGCAAGGATATATCTGTGTCTTCACTAATTCCTCCAGTCCTTCATGATCTGAGAAGAGCTTCTTACAGAGGGATTCTGGTTTAAATTGTATCTCTTCCTGTGTCACTGAAAAGTCAAAGAATAGAAGTTACTAAAATTTACAAAAGCACATTGTTAGTATTCctgcatcatcatcatcagaagAAATGAGCCTGGCCATGCAACTGTGAGTTTCCTTGTCTGCAAAGAAAGCACCTCCTCTCCGCAGGCCAGGGCTGTGAGGTTCCTATTTCTGGCAGCTCTTATACAGGGGAAGGCAATCAGGGAGGGGTCTTTACAAAACAGCCTTCTAGCATCCTCTCTTCAACCCCAAATGGTCCAGCACTGCTAGGAACGTGTTCCTTCCTGTTAaggacttttgtgtgtgtgtgtgaacgtgATGCTTTTGGGAAACTAAGAACTGTCCTTTTACAATAgtgattcttcttttaaaaatatatttttattgaagtacagtcagtttacaatgttgtgttaatttctagtggacagcataatacttcagtcatataggaacatacatatattcattttcatattctttttaaccattagttgctaccagatattgaatatagttccctgtgctatacagtataaacttgttgtttatctattttatacatggtagttggtatctgcaaatatcaaacctccaatttatcctttcctacccccttcctcctctgataaccgtaagtttgttttctatgtcagtgattCTTAACTTGTGGCAATTTTGCCCCCTGGGGATACCTGGCAATAtctggaaaaatttttttaaatttctttttattgaagcataattgattcacaatgatgtgttagtttctgacgTATAgcatatagtgattcagttatacatacatgtattctttttcattataggttattacaggatattgaacatagttttctgcactatacagtaagaccttattgtttatctgttttatatattgtatggtgtatctgctaattccaaatttatccctccccctagaAATATTCTGATTGTCATAGCTGGAGAGGGGCTACAGGCATCTAGTGCTGCTAAACAGCCTACAATTCTCAGGGCAGCTCCCCTCAACAAAGCATTATCTGATCCAAATGTCAATAGCGtcaaggttgagaaactctgcCTTAGGGAGTCCAGGTGACCCCATAGCTCACCTGCTTTTGTACTGGAAAGCTGGGGTGGGGCAGTTCTCTCAAATGTGTTCTCTCATATTTGGAGAACAAAAGCCATGTGTGACTGGGAGCCCGAAAGCACACAGAAGTATAGGGCAGATCTGATGACTGAAAACAGGAGTTCGCCATGTATATGGATTCAGGACTGTTGCGTCTGCTAAACCCTACATTTGACCTTCTCTAAGGGGAAAAACTTGGGCTAATTGCTACCAATTCCTTTCAGcataattttagaaaacaaatagtCCCCTCAGCTGAAATCAAGGAGTACCTGGGAAAAAGCGTTGTTGTAGAGCTGTCTTAAAGTCCAGGACTTTGATGGGAAATGACGGGCTTCTTAGTGCAGACGAAGCTGGTGAAATCACGTGAAGGCTGTAGTCTGCGGCCAGACCGGAAGGAGCTAAACAAATCCATCGAGAGTTGtttcagatgaagaaagaaacatttttttttattgctcctcTATTTGGACAGGTGATGTGTGTGTAATGCCTGAGCTGCTCCCACTCTTTCTATGCCTCAGATGGTTCACGTATGTTAGAAAATCAGGTCTGGGACTCCTGCATCTTCTAAGTCACTTGTGATtcatcttgggcaagtcatttcacctctCTCTCCTGCAAGGGTGAGCAGGTGATCCCTAAGATTCCTTTCAACTCTAGTATTCTGATTCCAGGTCACCGCTAAGAAGAAAAGGCTTCTAGGTGATGGGATGCGGGAGTGTCAGGAAAAAATAAGcacagtagttttttttttgtatcattaTGTTATTAAAGTCCCCATCCAAAGTTTAGCTGGAATAGAAAATGGTAGGAACTCTAGTTTGGTGTGTATGCACGTGAAGAGTAAACTCAGCAATTTAGGACAAGGGAAAGAATAATTCAATAAAATCGCTCAAGCTTCTTTTATCAAATCTGGACATTACGGATCGTGAAAGCAAATTGATAAACTTCATTCAGCCTGTAAGTCCCTTATGGATTGATCTGAAATCACCAGCGCTGATTCTCATCAAAACTGTAAGGAAGTGAAAACACGAGTCCTTCTCTCCCACCACCATCCCCTCCCCAGCACATCCTTTTGCATCAGTTTTTCTCCACCTGGTGGTGTCCCCAGCCCACTGGTTGAAGGTATTAGCTCCTAATGTTCCTGAAACAATTCAAATTTGTCAACAAGTTTCCCTTGAAAGAATGAGTGGAGAGTCATTCTTAAACAATGTTTCCCTGAAATATCATTTTTAGAGACAGACTATTGATGAATGTTTTAGACTAGAAATATCAGCCTGCAAAACTTTTTCAACAGGCCTTTACAGTGCGTGAAAGAGAACTTTCATGAACTCATGGCTAATGGCATATGTTCCCCCAAAGCAATAGAAAT
This portion of the Vicugna pacos chromosome 16, VicPac4, whole genome shotgun sequence genome encodes:
- the SLFN14 gene encoding protein SLFN14, with the translated sequence MKRLKADTEMLYPEIIVEVGKVTLGEDSRKKMTNKYMKRTENSKIIEATCALLNSGGGIIKAEINDKHYSYRCHGLGQDLETSFQKLLPSGSQKYLDYMQQGHHFMIFVKSWRPDVFSLPLRICSLNSNLYQRAVTSTINLSASGALELLREKQSRAQRGRSRVKELQSQKAPDKYIQEEEDMRMSASEFFKKDRLMYKEKLNFTESTQVEFKRFTTKKIVPRIKEMLPHYVSAFANTLGGYLIIGVDDESKEVFGCKKEKVSPDLLKKEIGNCIEKLPTFHFCCEKPKLNCTTKILNVYQKDVLYGHVCVVRVEPFCCVVFTEAPDSWVIRDNSVTRLTAEEWVAMMLDIQSAPSGLAADYSLHVISPASSALRSPSFPIKVLDFKTALQQRFFPVTQEEIQFKPESLCKKLFSDHEGLEELVKTQIYPCSPGTVIIFSRSWAGDVGLRKEKNVLCDALLVAVNSPLVLYTILIDPTWVGGLVYARNTAHQLKQKLGTVGGYTGKVCVIPRLVHLPSTQCRPDETPVHYPQAYRLANEGEMEALLQALIVVSLCSRSLLSDQLGCEFFNLLIAEQCELLSESLQETRELFIHCLPGTRKTALAIKITEKIKDVFHCKPKEILYVCESDSLKDFVTQQTTCHAVTRKTFMRGEFPKIKHIVMDETENFCSKYGDWYVKARSITHPKVRGTGSENLHHGILWLFLDPFQVHHADSNGLPPPSAQFPRKTVTNGTHCALEIAMVMKEEMKRIKENPHFNLSPGTLASFREAAYEEAMRAQALPGVCETETNLTTEEIAKRVAERCHNLFQCGYLPKDIAILCRRGEDRGRYELALLRAMELFETHGVTKVVFSQASGVLDSHIVLDSIQQFSGLERNIVFGLSPEYARSEEVHKLRFASKAIKHLYLLYERRSAS